In Oryza sativa Japonica Group chromosome 1, ASM3414082v1, the genomic stretch atcaaaataGGTCCTTAACTAATCAACATGTGagacccacatgggtcccacgttgactcagccgccatgtaggacaaaaccagggtcaaaaccaccgaaagaCCTATTTTGattggttttgattagttaagagaCGTCGGATATCTGATTTTatggttgggggatgattttgtaactcgatgacaagttgagggaccttcggtgtacttttacCAACAGGAGCCACCACAAAAGAAAGGAAATATCAAATATAGGCCGGAGTGAACCTGCTACTGGGCTAGGCGGCTAGCAAATGTTAACACAAAAAGGCTAAGGTGGTGTTTACTTCcagagacttaactttagtccctgtctttagacactaatttagagtattaaatatagactacttacaaaactaattatataaataaaagctaattcacgagacaaattttttaagcctaattaatctataattagagaatgtttactgtagcatcacataggctaatcatggattaattaggctcattagattcgtctcgcaaattagtccaagattatggatgggttttattaatagtctacgtttaatatttataattaattttcaaacatccgatgtgataggaacttaaaagttttagtcccatctaaacagggtctaactAGATCCCGCGTTGCAAATACTGTACTCTCTTCATCCAAAAGTTTTAAAACGTATTTTAGTTTTTGGGTTTTCCAAATAAAAtgattatatttgttttatccATGCATAAAAAAAGTAAATGAAGAAAAATGTCTCTTCGTTTAGAAGCAGATTATTAATTACTCATTGCATGCATTCTCTTTCTTTGTTGCACGAGGAGTAAAGATGGATGAGTTAATTTCTCCTTATTTTTTTGGTGAATAAAGAAATACATCTTAGACTTTTGAATGGAGTGAGTAAAATTTAACAAAACTGGCATTGTCGTATGATAcaatttcatttttctttctaaaCCAATCCTAAGTTTCCAACCAAGAGGCAAGCAAACGTCTAAAGTTGTTCGAAGTTTTTAACGCTATCTAGTTTGTTATGGCTTATTATTCGGTTTGGAGGAATAGAAACGCATGCACACTTTTAATCGTAGGAATTCCCAATAGGTTTGAGTGGATGAAAAATTTCTTATATCAACttgtatataaaaaaagaacttCCTTTAGTTTTCCTGTACTTATATTTCTACAAACCAAATGTCGTTCGTAAGAATTAGTCTTTACAAATCCAAATCTTATgggcccgccccccccccccccccccccccaaaatttGGATACTTTAGCACTGAGAAAAGTTGCTGTTTTGAAGATGACTTGTCTGCAAACAAATCAATTACCGATTAATAGCACGCACGCACCTACGTTCCGCTCATACCTTGAACGGGAATGTGAACTCATCATGACCATAATAAAcccatacttcctccgttccaaaataaatatatttgagaTTGACATTTTCTAATATAATAAATCCAGAAGAGATTTATTTAGATTCATTGTAATAGAAAATGTCGcatattttttttcgaacgcgcaaaaggattgcatgtcaatatattagaagaaaatagTATTTGTTACACAACGCAATCAGTTAGACTGACTTATGCCAAGAAAGGAGggaaacaaaagaccaaagaaaaaaaaactaggttaTTATGACTCCAAACAGCGGGAAGGGGGCAGAGCCCACTACTCTCCCCATAAAACCCCAAAATTAGCAATGCCAGCTAACGGCTATAGATGACCCTCTGAGAGGATGGACTGAAGGACCTCCAAGACTGAAGATAATATAGAGTCGAAAACCCTAGAGTCCACTGTTGCCAGGAGACCAGGAGAATCAGAGAATCGAAGCCGGCACGGAGATGCTCAGGCAAAGCATGCCCTAGACGATGGCCACCAATCCTGGAGGCAGCTAccacggggaggagagagggcagCCCAACCAAGAGGTGACAACACACGGAGCCAGACCTGTCGAGCGAACACACAATCGAGGAGGATGTGGTTTGCCATCTAAAGCTCTTGAGTGTAAAAGGGGCAGACCGAGTGACTATCAATGCTGCGCTTCTGGGGGAGATCGGGCGTGCAACAACATCGTTGAAATGCAAACTAGAGGAAGAATTTGTATTTAGCAGGACCCTTCGCGTGCTACAGAAGATCAGCACAAGCAAATGAGGGCTGGCCATAAAAGAACATCTGGTACGCCGAACGTGTTGAGTAGCGTTGGTCACTCGTCTAACACTGCAACACCAAACAAGACGATCCCCGAAACCTGGCGAGAGCTGAAAGTGAAGCACCAAATCCCAAAATAAGAAGAAATTGGGAGATGAATTGATTTTTTTGGATGGAAAAAAGTACGTACTCAATTACTCATATGCATGGTCGTTTTAACTGCTCTGTTCTGCCGACACGAAGCATGCTAGCTAGTAGCGTGTACATTATCAAGCAGCTCGTCTTCTATACTTCTATAAAATCAAAGGCAAAGGGAAGGGACTTGATGATGGCGCATCGATCGATCCCCATTCCATATCTGCCGTGAACTTAAAGCCTTCACAAACCAAGGTGGACACTGATAAGGTCGTAGTAATCCAGAACCTCTGCCTGCCTCCATcagcgccggccggccggccggtctgCTCATTACTAGCAGCACACAGTTTAAACTCTACTTTGGTGTAGTACTTCTCGTACACGTTGTTGCTTGTTGCCATTATCACGCGTAGTTTATTCGGAGTAGTTCTAGTCTGGAGCTTTGGAAGGGGGCCGGCCGCTTGTCCAGACATGCGCAGGCCCAGCTTGCAACTTGCCGCGTACTACTGCCCCGATGCTCGCTGTTGGTTGGTGCCACATCCCACGCTGCCATGCCATGCACGTATGTGCACGCACACGCGACGTACAACAACGTCGCGTTCCGGTGGCCATTGGTCCGTGCGCTCACTGCGTCCTGCATGTGTGTGTGGGCGTGTCGGGGGTCTCGACCGCCGTGCGcgctcgggccgtgccggcacgagATGCCACGGTTCACATGAGGCGCAACGCACGCAGCGCATCTGCGCATGTCCCCCACtcggttggtggtggtggtggtagcttTGGGGCGTTTGGCTCGGGGCTCGCACGCGACGCGACCGAGACAAGCAAGCGCGGTCTGCCTAGCTTGTCTCCTTGCGCGACttgtagatagatagatagatagatagaaataGAACGGCAGACGGTGCAGCAGTAGCTGGaaactcgcgcgcgcgcgcgagcggcggGCGGCTTTTCCGTGTTCGGTGTTTCGGTGCGGCGGCCATATatacgcgcgcgcgctcgcgtaCTACGTGCAGACGACGGACtagtgcgtgcgtgcgtgacgCGAGAGGCTGAGAGGAGCATTTTGGCCCTTGGTTTCTTTCGGTTCTTCTGCTCTTTTTTGCTGGCGATGGGGTGGTCGTCGTCAAGGGCTATGCTCGTGGCGCGCGCTGTGGCCTTGGCGGTGGTGTTCCTCGCGGCGGAGGCTCAGCTGTCGCCGGGGTACTACAACGCGACGTGCCCCGGGGTGGTGTCCATCGTGCGCCGCGGCATGGCGCAGGCAGTGCAGAAGGAGTCGCGCATGGGCGCCTCCATCCTCCGCCTcttcttccacgactgcttcgtcaaCGTAACTACGCGAAATGGATCTCTTGCTCGGCCAATGTACTTCGCCTTGTTGAGTTTAATGGCCGCGTGCGTGTGTGCAGGGGTGCGACGCCTCCATCTTGCTCGACGACACGGCGAACTTCACCGGGGAGAAGAACGCCGGGCCGAACGCCAACTCGGTGCGCGGGTACGAGGTCATCGACGCCATCAAGGCGCAGCTCGAGGCCTCCTGCAAGGCcaccgtctcctgcgccgacatcaTCACGCTCGCCGCGCGCGACGCCGTCAACCTGGTCAGTATCTGCCTCGTGTTTTTCTGCACCCATGTAATGCTGGCATTAATGGCGGGGCGCGTGCAGCTCGGGGGCCCGAACTGGACGGTGCCGCTGGGGCGGCGTGACGCGCGCACGACGAGCCAGAGCGCGGCGAACACCAACCTGCCGCCGCCCGGCGCGAGCCTCGCGTCGCTCCTGTCGATGTTCAGCGCCAAGGGCCTCGACGCGCGGGACCTCACCGCGCTGTCGGGCGCGCACACCGTCGGGTGGGCGCGCTGCTCCACCTTCCGCACGCACATCTACAACGACACCGGCGTGAACGCCACCTTCGCCTCGCAGCTGCGCACCAAGTCCTGCCcgaccaccggcggcgacggcaacctcgCGCCGCTCGAGCTGCAGGCGCCCAACACCTTCGACAACGCCTACTTCACGGACCTCCTCAGCCGCCGCGTCCTGCTGCGCTCCGACCAGGAGCTCttcggcagcggcgccggcaaTGGCACCACGGACGCGTTCGTGCGCGCGTACGCCGCCAACGCGACGACGTTCGCGGCGGACTTCGCCGCCGCGATGGTGAGGCTGGGCAACCTGAGCCCGCTCACCGGGAAGAACGGCGAGGTACGGATCAACTGCCGGCGAGTGAACTCATCATGAACATGAAATGGATTCTTGATGTACGCTTCGTGAACGCCATAAACTTATTATCAAATCTTGTTTTTACCAAAAGCAAATGGAAAAAATGCTGTTCTTGCACTGATTTTTCTCCAAATTTCGATCGAAGCGAGCAGCACACACAAAACTCTGCCATGAACCGATTCATGGCGGAGTGGGGTTTTAGTCCGGAACAGATCTCAGCCGCTGATTACTAGATCGACGATGCGATCAGAACAGGGAATCTGCTGGGCCCGTGGACCAGTGGAACACTGCAGATGTGGCAGCCCAGGATGGCAATGTTTGATTGGCTGACTGCCAGATTATCGCTGTCTTTTCCAACGAGCTAAGCAGTTTGTCAGTTGTCACATGAGTTAACTCTGAATTTTCAATCATTTTCAAGTCTTGAACCATGCTTTAGATATACTATTAATTAACGCAATTTGTTGGCTTTCTCAACTCTATAAAACCGTGTGACAGTGGAATCATCTCTCTTTCTGAGATAATAATAAAGATCTAATTAAGCACATTAAGCAAAACAAAGCATCCGGTTTCCAGCGATGAATGCATcattgaataaaaaataaacataaaatCTAGCACTGAATGTCTGCTAAAAGTCCTGAAAACCCATGGCTCTTTCATCATCACACATTGGCATTTGCATTGACGCGCAGACACTTCACGCTAGCCGACTTCGTCGGTGCTGTTTATCGGCGACTCGTCAGTCAGTACACTGTGAATCTGTGATCCATAGCTACTGATGATTGAGCAAAGCCCCTGCGGCGACGAAGCCGGCAAAGTAGCCACAGGTTGGGCCACAGCCCACATGGAACGGACGGGCTCACATGCTGTGATGAGCCTGTGACACTGTGTCCCGATCTGTGTACCTTTTCTCTTTCTGGTTTTTACAGGCTAATCATCATCTCACTCTGCTCACCCATCATTGCAGATTAAGCATCACAGGAATGAGAAAGAAAGTAAGTATAACACTCGCTTTACACGGCTGAATCCTGATCAGAAAAATGCCCAGCTGGCAGGTGTGTCTGAGAAGTTGTTCCCCTTTGCATCCTGCTAGAAAAGTCTTTTGCTACAGGTTGCCACGCCCATCTGTTCGAGTCCGCGGCGGCGCCAAAATCGCTTTGGTGCGCTGCAGAAAAAAGCGTCGCACACCACAGTCACACCATGCCCGCCCTCCATGCAACGCGGCGCCAGCGCACGGGGAATTCGCGAGAGAAAACCGCGGCCCATAATACAACATGGCACGAACGCGTACACGCGCGAGCGCGGCAATGCGATGCGTCACGCGTCGGCGCGACGGCGCGTATTAGTATTATCCTCCGCACGGGGCGTTTGCTGATGAGACGCACGCGCCGCCGGACGCACGTCCACGGGGATGACAAAACGCAGGAGTCAGGACGAGACGGAGACGACGTGTATGCGTGGTTGTGTGCAGGgcatcgcgccgcgccgcgcgcggcatATGCTGCATGCGCCCTGTGCGCGCGGGGGCAGTTGATCCGCGGCGTTTTGGAATGGAGAAGGGAGAGGCGCCCGAGCTGGCAGCCTCTGCGTCGTGCGCGCGCTGCCCTCGCGGCCacggcagccgcgcgcgcgctcggtCACGCAGAGCAGAGGCAGGCGTACGTGAACCCGCCGTGCACCCACCATGTGGCCCATGCTGGTGCTGCGGCTGCAGTAGCGTGGTGTACACACAGGACGATCTACAATGGCACGAAACAATGGAGCATCGCATTCGCACCGCATGGCGGCTAGATAGATATAGTATTCTTTTGTCTTGTAGATCCTCTGGTCCTCGACATCCTCAAGAGTCTCGGAACCTCATCAGGATTCAGGACAAGGGGAAGCGAAGGTAAACATGAAAACATGGTGTTGGAAGTGGAACTGTAACACCAGGTCTGTGACGAGGGAGGGACCATGGAATTGCCTGCATCTGCGGCGGGGATAAAAAAAAAGCGGTATATTCTCtctattctaaaaaaaattaacctcATACTACGACGTGACACATACTactacaatgaatctggacatagagTATGTCTATATCGTGGTGccacatcctagtactaggtTTTTTTTAGAACGGTGGAAGTAGCATTTGTCCACTTCAGTTTTTCCAGAGATGCTGACAGAGTAAAGCTGAACAAAACCTGCGACTCTGGGGCAGGGCATACTCCATTATTGAGAGCGGCTGAGATGGGAGCATACTATGATGGATAATGGCAGCAATTTTGACTCTTTTACTAAACTTGTTCGAAAACTAGATGTCGACAAAAATATAACCAAAAATATATCTTTATCCCGTCAAAAAAAAAGCTCTTTACCTTACTAGATCTTAGCACTAAGGCCCAACATCTCAACGCCAAGCTCATCAGTGATAAATTTGGAACAAAATTATCGAGGCtctatatatgtaaattatctaattattaactaatataaattaatatgatataatTTAGTTAGAATTTGAATAATCTACAACGTAGGTACGTCCCTGAGACCCATTGATGCGGACCTCGTGGAATACACTATAAAACGTTGATAGATCCAAATACACATGAAAACTTGCATAGTGATCAGTGACTAGAGATGGCCCCCACCGAAAAATGCATCCCTATCCCTACCCCCGTGAGACAAAACTTTCCCGTGCCCGCAAAATACAACGGGAAATAAGATTATCATTTATCAAAGAGGATCACCCTTGCCCCCACGAACCTGACAGGGGCATGACTTCTCCCATTATAATTCCCTTATGAAGAATCAACTATAGCCATTTCCGTCCCTAATAAAAGAATTCCTCGTAGGAAAAGGGAAAACGGGGCTCATTGCCATATCTAGTAGTGGCGTAGTGTAGTGGTAAATGGTGTTTGTATCACCATGAAGAACATGGTTCAAATCACGAccactaaaatatttttaaaaggtGAAGgcacaacaaagaaaaaaaaaagggaggggaggggtccGAAgtggcaaaaaagaaaaacaatgatCACGAAATGGGCTTCAAACTAGCACCTTCTGTTATAATAAGGGAGTATCTTACCACTAGACTACTAGATACATCTTGATAAGAAAACAACTTATAGTATTTATTAATTTGTATTATATTACTCTGCGCTAAACTATATGATGCTAATTTTTTAATCTTAACACTAAGGCCAAAGCCCATGAGGTTGAGGTAGAGGCCTAATGTTGGTTATAGTTCTTCTGG encodes the following:
- the LOC4327090 gene encoding peroxidase P7, yielding MGWSSSRAMLVARAVALAVVFLAAEAQLSPGYYNATCPGVVSIVRRGMAQAVQKESRMGASILRLFFHDCFVNGCDASILLDDTANFTGEKNAGPNANSVRGYEVIDAIKAQLEASCKATVSCADIITLAARDAVNLLGGPNWTVPLGRRDARTTSQSAANTNLPPPGASLASLLSMFSAKGLDARDLTALSGAHTVGWARCSTFRTHIYNDTGVNATFASQLRTKSCPTTGGDGNLAPLELQAPNTFDNAYFTDLLSRRVLLRSDQELFGSGAGNGTTDAFVRAYAANATTFAADFAAAMVRLGNLSPLTGKNGEVRINCRRVNSS